The Solanum pennellii chromosome 11, SPENNV200 genome contains a region encoding:
- the LOC107005123 gene encoding cinnamoyl-CoA reductase 1, translating into MANGEGEVVCVTGGSGFIGSWLVSSLLDRGYTVHATVKDLNDEKETKHLLGLEGAESRLRLYQIDLLDYDSIVSAITGAVGVFHLASPCIVDEVKDPENDLLSPAIKGTSNVLTASKELGVKRVVVTSSVSSITPNPNWPADRIMNEDCWTDIEYCKQNGVWYPLSKTLAEKDAWKFAKEKDLDIVVVNPGTVMGPIIPPSLNASMQMILRLLQGCTDTYKDFFMGLVHVKDVALAHILVYENKSAKGRHMCVEAITHYGDFAAKVAELYPEYNIPRLPKDTQPGLLRAKDGAKKLMDLGLEFIEMEQIIRDAVESLKIKGYIS; encoded by the exons ATGGCAAACGGAGAAGGTGAAGTAGTGTGTGTTACCGGAGGCAGCGGTTTTATTGGTTCATGGCTTGTTAGTTCTCTACTTGACCGTGGCTACACTGTTCACGCTACTGTTAAAGATCTCA ATGATGAGAAGGAGACGAAGCATTTACTTGGTTTAGAAGGAGCTGAATCTCGTCTTCGTCTTTATCAAATTGATTTGCTTGATTACGATTCAATTGTTTCTGCGATTACTGGTGCTGTTGGTGTTTTTCATCTTGCTTCTCCTTGCATTGTTGATGAAGTTAAAGATCCTGAG AATGATCTTCTGTCACCAGCAATCAAAGGCACTAGTAATGTACTTACAGCATCAAAGGAGCTTGGTGTTAAGCGTGTGGTAGTGACTTCATCTGTATCGTCCATCACCCCAAATCCTAATTGGCCAGCTGATCGTATCATGAATGAGGATTGCTGGACTGATATTGAGTACTGCAAACAGAATGGG GTATGGTATCCTTTGTCAAAAACACTTGCTGAAAAAGATGCTTGGAAATTTGCCAAGGAAAAAGATTTGGATATTGTTGTGGTGAATCCAGGAACTGTAATGGGCCCTATTATCCCACCAAGCCTTAATGCTAGCATGCAAATGATTCTTCGTCTTCTTCAAG GCTGCACCGATACATATAAAGATTTCTTTATGGGATTAGTCCATGTCAAGGATGTGGCATTGGCTCATATTCTTGTGTATGAAAACAAATCAGCAAAAGGAAGACACATGTGTGTTGAAGCCATAACTCACTATGGAGACTTCGCAGCTAAGGTTGCAGAGCTTTACCCTGAATATAACATTCCTAG GTTGCCAAAAGATACTCAACCTGGACTATTAAGAGCCAAGGATGGAGCTAAGAAGTTGATGGATTTGGGACTGGAATTTATTGAAATGGAGCAAATAATTAGGGACGCCGTTGAGAGTTTGAAGATCAAGGGATATATTTCTTAA
- the LOC107004585 gene encoding interactor of constitutive active ROPs 3-like isoform X2, with translation MQTPKARNSSSEVPQKKSPRGNSSEVPLKISPRAVRSREAPQKISPRGVPQDVPHKISPRVVRRLKTGASDSDSASSPHVNGRTPKERRAKVAEQKSPKSLESEKGASKVTELESQITQLKNDLQDKLNSSEACKKQTEVEAKESKEQCAVLSSEPDKSPKQLVNQPSSESTCPTDHQKSSEDLTLRSELETIQKQHSADSASLASALNEIKELKTQLETVAISEVTKVKDAEAAQAELQSLKQNLSDTLLLLEDMKKQLKDSKDSEAQAQALVTETLLQLESAKKIVESLRSDGNKVVEAYNALSSELDQSKARASSLEDLVCKLQSGIGNVGESEIVEIDESKETLEAELSSLKSEVQRLRADLKAADIKYNEEKNRSTLEMRSAYELVEQIKSMSKQREDELQGELQNFKTQIEELKANLMDKETELQGICEENENLIMKLENARSGKGENVLEKELQRSRLDIETLKANLMDKETELQNILEENEILKSETDKKESNRGKVKDEVAAELEAANTAEREALMKLGYMNEEVDKSNRRVARVTEQLDAAQASNAEMEAELRKLKIQSDQWRKAAEVATAMLSNGNNGKFMERTGSMDSPYSPCKISSPYFEDMDEDLMKRKNPNMLKRIGELWKKPLK, from the exons ATGCAGACCCCAAAAGCAAG AAACAGTTCATCTGAAGTGCCACAGAAGAAATCTCCGCGAGGCAATTCGTCAGAAGTGCCTCTAAAGATTTCTCCTCGGGCTGTGAGATCTCGAGAAGCGCCTCAAAAGATATCTCCTAGAGGTGTTCCTCAAGATGTGCCTCATAAAATTTCTCCGAGAGTTGTGCGCCGCCTGAAGACGGGGGCATCGGATTCTGATTCTGCATCTTCTCCTCATGTTAATGGTAGGACACCCAAAGAGAGAAGGGCTAAAGTCGCCGAGCAGAAATCGCCGAAAAGTTTGGAGTCAGAG AAGGGCGCAAGCAAGGTTACTGAATTGGAGTCCCAAATCACTCAGCTCAAAAATGATCTCCAAGACAAGCTAAACTCCTCAGAAGCATGCAAAAAGCAAACTGAGGTAGAGGCAAAGGAGTCAAAGGAACAGTGTGCAGTATTGTCCTCCGAACCAGACAAGTCCCCGAAACAGCTTGTGAATCAGCCTTCTTCTGAGAGTACATGTCCGACTGACCACCAAAAGTCTTCCGAGGATCTGACATTGCGTTCAGAACTAGAGACGATCCAGAAACAGCATTCAGCTGACTCAGCTTCATTAGCTTCTGCTTTGAATGAGATAAAGGAACTAAAGACTCAGCTGGAAACTGTTGCTATATCCGAGGTTACCAAAGTCAAAGACGCAGAAGCAGCCCAAGCGGAACTCCAAAGCTTGAAACAGAACTTGTCGGATACACTTTTGCTTCTGGAAGACATGAAAAAACAACTAAAGGATAGTAAAGATTCCGAAGCTCAGGCTCAAGCACTTGTTACTGAAACTCTGTTGCAACTGGAATCAGCAAAGAAGATTGTGGAGAGCCTAAGGTCTGATGGTAATAAAGTTGTGGAAGCATACAATGCTTTATCTTCTGAGTTGGATCAATCGAAAGCACGTGCAAGTTCACTGGAAGACCTTGTTTGCAAACTCCAATCAGGTATTGGTAATGTTGGTGAAAGTGAAATTGTCGAAATTGATGAAAGTAAGGAAACACTTGAGGCAGAACTGTCTTCTCTGAAATCTGAAGTTCAACGTCTGAGGGCTGATCTGAAAGCAGCTGACATCAAATACAATGAAGAGAAAAATCGAAGCACGCTTGAAATGAGAAGTGCCTATGAGTTGGTGGAACAAATCAAGTCAATGTCGAAGCAAAGGGAAGATGAACTGCAGGGAGAATTACAAAACTTCAAAACACAAATAGAGGAGTTGAAGGCGAATTTGATGGACAAAGAAACTGAACTGCAAGGTATCTGTGAGGAGAATGAGAATCTTATCATGAAACTAGAGAACGCGCGATCTGGAAAAGGAGAAAATGTACTTGAAAAGGAGCTTCAAAGATCAAGACTTGATATCGAAACTCTGAAGGCAAATCTGATGGATAAAGAAACTGAACTACAGAATATTTTAGAGGAAAATGAGATCCTGAAGTCGGAAACTGACAAAAAAGAAAGCAATAGAGGTAAAGTGAAGGATGAAGTTGCTGCTGAACTAGAGGCTGCAAACACTGCAGAACGAGAAGCTCTCATGAAGCTCGGCTACATGAATGAGGAGGTTGATAAGAGTAACCGACGGGTGGCTAGAGTAACCGAGCAATTGGATGCAGCTCAAGCTTCCAATGCAGAAATGGAAGCTGAACTAAGAAAGTTGAAGATTCAGTCAGACCAATGGAGGAAGGCTGCAGAAGTAGCAACCGCGATGCTATCAAATGGCAATAATGGGAAGTTCATGGAAAGAACCGGATCAATGGATAGTCCTTACAGTCCTTGCAAGATTAGCTCACCTTACTTTGAGGACATGGATGAAGAtttaatgaaaaggaaaaatccAAATATGCTTAAAAGGATCGGCGAGTTATGGAAGAAGCCACTGAAATAG
- the LOC107004585 gene encoding interactor of constitutive active ROPs 3-like isoform X1, whose protein sequence is MQTPKARNSSSEVPQKKSPRGNSSEVPLKISPRAVRSREAPQKISPRGVPQDVPHKISPRVVRRLKTGASDSDSASSPHVNGRTPKERRAKVAEQKSPKSLESEKKGASKVTELESQITQLKNDLQDKLNSSEACKKQTEVEAKESKEQCAVLSSEPDKSPKQLVNQPSSESTCPTDHQKSSEDLTLRSELETIQKQHSADSASLASALNEIKELKTQLETVAISEVTKVKDAEAAQAELQSLKQNLSDTLLLLEDMKKQLKDSKDSEAQAQALVTETLLQLESAKKIVESLRSDGNKVVEAYNALSSELDQSKARASSLEDLVCKLQSGIGNVGESEIVEIDESKETLEAELSSLKSEVQRLRADLKAADIKYNEEKNRSTLEMRSAYELVEQIKSMSKQREDELQGELQNFKTQIEELKANLMDKETELQGICEENENLIMKLENARSGKGENVLEKELQRSRLDIETLKANLMDKETELQNILEENEILKSETDKKESNRGKVKDEVAAELEAANTAEREALMKLGYMNEEVDKSNRRVARVTEQLDAAQASNAEMEAELRKLKIQSDQWRKAAEVATAMLSNGNNGKFMERTGSMDSPYSPCKISSPYFEDMDEDLMKRKNPNMLKRIGELWKKPLK, encoded by the exons ATGCAGACCCCAAAAGCAAG AAACAGTTCATCTGAAGTGCCACAGAAGAAATCTCCGCGAGGCAATTCGTCAGAAGTGCCTCTAAAGATTTCTCCTCGGGCTGTGAGATCTCGAGAAGCGCCTCAAAAGATATCTCCTAGAGGTGTTCCTCAAGATGTGCCTCATAAAATTTCTCCGAGAGTTGTGCGCCGCCTGAAGACGGGGGCATCGGATTCTGATTCTGCATCTTCTCCTCATGTTAATGGTAGGACACCCAAAGAGAGAAGGGCTAAAGTCGCCGAGCAGAAATCGCCGAAAAGTTTGGAGTCAGAG AAGAAGGGCGCAAGCAAGGTTACTGAATTGGAGTCCCAAATCACTCAGCTCAAAAATGATCTCCAAGACAAGCTAAACTCCTCAGAAGCATGCAAAAAGCAAACTGAGGTAGAGGCAAAGGAGTCAAAGGAACAGTGTGCAGTATTGTCCTCCGAACCAGACAAGTCCCCGAAACAGCTTGTGAATCAGCCTTCTTCTGAGAGTACATGTCCGACTGACCACCAAAAGTCTTCCGAGGATCTGACATTGCGTTCAGAACTAGAGACGATCCAGAAACAGCATTCAGCTGACTCAGCTTCATTAGCTTCTGCTTTGAATGAGATAAAGGAACTAAAGACTCAGCTGGAAACTGTTGCTATATCCGAGGTTACCAAAGTCAAAGACGCAGAAGCAGCCCAAGCGGAACTCCAAAGCTTGAAACAGAACTTGTCGGATACACTTTTGCTTCTGGAAGACATGAAAAAACAACTAAAGGATAGTAAAGATTCCGAAGCTCAGGCTCAAGCACTTGTTACTGAAACTCTGTTGCAACTGGAATCAGCAAAGAAGATTGTGGAGAGCCTAAGGTCTGATGGTAATAAAGTTGTGGAAGCATACAATGCTTTATCTTCTGAGTTGGATCAATCGAAAGCACGTGCAAGTTCACTGGAAGACCTTGTTTGCAAACTCCAATCAGGTATTGGTAATGTTGGTGAAAGTGAAATTGTCGAAATTGATGAAAGTAAGGAAACACTTGAGGCAGAACTGTCTTCTCTGAAATCTGAAGTTCAACGTCTGAGGGCTGATCTGAAAGCAGCTGACATCAAATACAATGAAGAGAAAAATCGAAGCACGCTTGAAATGAGAAGTGCCTATGAGTTGGTGGAACAAATCAAGTCAATGTCGAAGCAAAGGGAAGATGAACTGCAGGGAGAATTACAAAACTTCAAAACACAAATAGAGGAGTTGAAGGCGAATTTGATGGACAAAGAAACTGAACTGCAAGGTATCTGTGAGGAGAATGAGAATCTTATCATGAAACTAGAGAACGCGCGATCTGGAAAAGGAGAAAATGTACTTGAAAAGGAGCTTCAAAGATCAAGACTTGATATCGAAACTCTGAAGGCAAATCTGATGGATAAAGAAACTGAACTACAGAATATTTTAGAGGAAAATGAGATCCTGAAGTCGGAAACTGACAAAAAAGAAAGCAATAGAGGTAAAGTGAAGGATGAAGTTGCTGCTGAACTAGAGGCTGCAAACACTGCAGAACGAGAAGCTCTCATGAAGCTCGGCTACATGAATGAGGAGGTTGATAAGAGTAACCGACGGGTGGCTAGAGTAACCGAGCAATTGGATGCAGCTCAAGCTTCCAATGCAGAAATGGAAGCTGAACTAAGAAAGTTGAAGATTCAGTCAGACCAATGGAGGAAGGCTGCAGAAGTAGCAACCGCGATGCTATCAAATGGCAATAATGGGAAGTTCATGGAAAGAACCGGATCAATGGATAGTCCTTACAGTCCTTGCAAGATTAGCTCACCTTACTTTGAGGACATGGATGAAGAtttaatgaaaaggaaaaatccAAATATGCTTAAAAGGATCGGCGAGTTATGGAAGAAGCCACTGAAATAG
- the LOC107003328 gene encoding dof zinc finger protein DOF2.1-like translates to MCIMDHQQQEMSSQTLESMLVCTKPDQDQKKPRPAAEQQPQKCPRCDSANTKFCYYNNYSLTQPRYFCKSCRRYWTKGGTLRNVPVGGGCRKNKKTSSAKRSSQDNISPNISNSSTDLSLAFARLQNQTNALLEIDQEQDTNSNNMSMMFNTNNNNTSTTFVDALRGGFLENPPNHHGLFQHNMYNYANMGQLVENGEMGLSYDTMMTTTMKQEMCNVARSTEGHDLNNLNNNNKVLWGFPWQQMNGDHHVNNMNTNDFEYSTNKQSWNGFGGSSNWHGLINSPLM, encoded by the exons ATGTGCATAATGGATCATCAGCAGCAg GAAATGTCTTCACAAACACTAGAAAGCATGTTGGTTTGCACAAAACCAGATCAAGATCAAAAGAAGCCAAGGCCTGCAGCAGAGCAACAACCTCAGAAATGTCCAAGATGTGACTCTGCCAACACGAAATTCTGTTACTATAACAATTACAGTCTGACTCAACCGCGATACTTCTGCAAATCTTGCAGAAGGTACTGGACTAAAGGTGGTACGCTGAGAAATGTTCCAGTTGGTGGTGGTtgtagaaaaaacaaaaaaacatcaTCAGCAAAGCGATCAAGTCAAGATAACATTAGCCCTAACATCAGTAATTCCTCAACTGATTTGAGCCTAGCATTCGCCAGGCTCCAGAATCAGACAAATGCGCTTTTAGAGATCGATCAAGAACAGGATACCAACAGCAACAACATGTCAATGATGTTCAATACTAACAACAATAACACTAGTACCACCTTTGTAGATGCACTAAGAGGTGGATTTCTCGAAAATCCTCCAAATCATCATGGATTGTTTCAACACAACATGTATAATTACGCGAACATGGGGCAATTGGTAGAGAATGGAGAAATGGGATTGAGTTATGATACAATGATGACAACAACGATGAAGCAAGAGATGTGCAACGTGGCACGATCAACAGAAGGTCATGACCTGAATAACCTgaataacaacaacaaagtcTTGTGGGGATTTCCATGGCAACAAATGAATGGAGATCATCATGTTAACAACATGAATACAAATGATTTTGAATATTCAACAAACAAACAAAGTTGGAATGGATTTGGAGGTTCTTCTAATTGGCATGGACTTATTAATAGCCCTTTAATGTAG
- the LOC107004585 gene encoding interactor of constitutive active ROPs 3-like isoform X3 — MAGNSSSEVPQKKSPRGNSSEVPLKISPRAVRSREAPQKISPRGVPQDVPHKISPRVVRRLKTGASDSDSASSPHVNGRTPKERRAKVAEQKSPKSLESEKKGASKVTELESQITQLKNDLQDKLNSSEACKKQTEVEAKESKEQCAVLSSEPDKSPKQLVNQPSSESTCPTDHQKSSEDLTLRSELETIQKQHSADSASLASALNEIKELKTQLETVAISEVTKVKDAEAAQAELQSLKQNLSDTLLLLEDMKKQLKDSKDSEAQAQALVTETLLQLESAKKIVESLRSDGNKVVEAYNALSSELDQSKARASSLEDLVCKLQSGIGNVGESEIVEIDESKETLEAELSSLKSEVQRLRADLKAADIKYNEEKNRSTLEMRSAYELVEQIKSMSKQREDELQGELQNFKTQIEELKANLMDKETELQGICEENENLIMKLENARSGKGENVLEKELQRSRLDIETLKANLMDKETELQNILEENEILKSETDKKESNRGKVKDEVAAELEAANTAEREALMKLGYMNEEVDKSNRRVARVTEQLDAAQASNAEMEAELRKLKIQSDQWRKAAEVATAMLSNGNNGKFMERTGSMDSPYSPCKISSPYFEDMDEDLMKRKNPNMLKRIGELWKKPLK; from the exons ATGGCAGG AAACAGTTCATCTGAAGTGCCACAGAAGAAATCTCCGCGAGGCAATTCGTCAGAAGTGCCTCTAAAGATTTCTCCTCGGGCTGTGAGATCTCGAGAAGCGCCTCAAAAGATATCTCCTAGAGGTGTTCCTCAAGATGTGCCTCATAAAATTTCTCCGAGAGTTGTGCGCCGCCTGAAGACGGGGGCATCGGATTCTGATTCTGCATCTTCTCCTCATGTTAATGGTAGGACACCCAAAGAGAGAAGGGCTAAAGTCGCCGAGCAGAAATCGCCGAAAAGTTTGGAGTCAGAG AAGAAGGGCGCAAGCAAGGTTACTGAATTGGAGTCCCAAATCACTCAGCTCAAAAATGATCTCCAAGACAAGCTAAACTCCTCAGAAGCATGCAAAAAGCAAACTGAGGTAGAGGCAAAGGAGTCAAAGGAACAGTGTGCAGTATTGTCCTCCGAACCAGACAAGTCCCCGAAACAGCTTGTGAATCAGCCTTCTTCTGAGAGTACATGTCCGACTGACCACCAAAAGTCTTCCGAGGATCTGACATTGCGTTCAGAACTAGAGACGATCCAGAAACAGCATTCAGCTGACTCAGCTTCATTAGCTTCTGCTTTGAATGAGATAAAGGAACTAAAGACTCAGCTGGAAACTGTTGCTATATCCGAGGTTACCAAAGTCAAAGACGCAGAAGCAGCCCAAGCGGAACTCCAAAGCTTGAAACAGAACTTGTCGGATACACTTTTGCTTCTGGAAGACATGAAAAAACAACTAAAGGATAGTAAAGATTCCGAAGCTCAGGCTCAAGCACTTGTTACTGAAACTCTGTTGCAACTGGAATCAGCAAAGAAGATTGTGGAGAGCCTAAGGTCTGATGGTAATAAAGTTGTGGAAGCATACAATGCTTTATCTTCTGAGTTGGATCAATCGAAAGCACGTGCAAGTTCACTGGAAGACCTTGTTTGCAAACTCCAATCAGGTATTGGTAATGTTGGTGAAAGTGAAATTGTCGAAATTGATGAAAGTAAGGAAACACTTGAGGCAGAACTGTCTTCTCTGAAATCTGAAGTTCAACGTCTGAGGGCTGATCTGAAAGCAGCTGACATCAAATACAATGAAGAGAAAAATCGAAGCACGCTTGAAATGAGAAGTGCCTATGAGTTGGTGGAACAAATCAAGTCAATGTCGAAGCAAAGGGAAGATGAACTGCAGGGAGAATTACAAAACTTCAAAACACAAATAGAGGAGTTGAAGGCGAATTTGATGGACAAAGAAACTGAACTGCAAGGTATCTGTGAGGAGAATGAGAATCTTATCATGAAACTAGAGAACGCGCGATCTGGAAAAGGAGAAAATGTACTTGAAAAGGAGCTTCAAAGATCAAGACTTGATATCGAAACTCTGAAGGCAAATCTGATGGATAAAGAAACTGAACTACAGAATATTTTAGAGGAAAATGAGATCCTGAAGTCGGAAACTGACAAAAAAGAAAGCAATAGAGGTAAAGTGAAGGATGAAGTTGCTGCTGAACTAGAGGCTGCAAACACTGCAGAACGAGAAGCTCTCATGAAGCTCGGCTACATGAATGAGGAGGTTGATAAGAGTAACCGACGGGTGGCTAGAGTAACCGAGCAATTGGATGCAGCTCAAGCTTCCAATGCAGAAATGGAAGCTGAACTAAGAAAGTTGAAGATTCAGTCAGACCAATGGAGGAAGGCTGCAGAAGTAGCAACCGCGATGCTATCAAATGGCAATAATGGGAAGTTCATGGAAAGAACCGGATCAATGGATAGTCCTTACAGTCCTTGCAAGATTAGCTCACCTTACTTTGAGGACATGGATGAAGAtttaatgaaaaggaaaaatccAAATATGCTTAAAAGGATCGGCGAGTTATGGAAGAAGCCACTGAAATAG